The Streptomyces sp. NBC_01463 DNA window GGTGTCAGCGTCGCCGTAGTCCTGGTCCTGCGCTCCATTGCGGTGGAGTTCTAGCCGGCTGTCGGGGTGCAGGCGGACGGTGGTGGTCGCCTGCCGCGCCGTCGCCGCCACCGCTGCGGTGTCGGTGGAGGCCGGTATCTGCAGAACGGGGATGGTGGCGGGGAACATGGCCAGTGCTTCCTCGACGGTGGCGGCGGGTGGGTGCCCGGTGCGGTTGGCGCTGGAGACGTACAGCACCGGGTGTTCGTCCAGCAGGGACCGCAGGGGCTTCCAGCGGGCGCCGAACAGCAGCACCCAGCCGTCCTTCTCCCCCGGAGTGAGCCAGGCCGGGCGCTTCTCGCCGGGCCGCAGCGGCAGGAGGACCGTGAGGTGGGCTTCGCCCAGCAGTCGCCGTGCCAGTGTCCTGTCCTGCGGTGTGAGGTCCCACAGCCGGTCGAGCGTGTCCAGGGTGTCGGGGTGGTGGGCCCACAGGGCGACCGGCTGGTTGGCGTCCCGGCCCTTGGCCTCATTGACGGCCCGGGGACGGGTGGCGGTGACGACATAGGTCAGCGGCGCCGGGTTGGGCAGGACGACCGCCTCGCCCGCGGCGAGAGTTTCGCGCACGGGGGCGGGGCCGGCCGGGGTCCGGGACGTGGTGTGCGCGTGGGAGGTCACGGCATGCTCCCGGAGGTGGTGGTGTAGGAGAGGCCCTCAAGGTAGTCGGCGAACGCGGCGTCTTCGGTGACGGACCGTCCGGTCGCGAAGGCCCGTCTCTTGACCCAGGCCATCGCCGCGCGCGCCTGGTCCTTGTCGAGCGTGTGGCCGAGGCGGGCGGCGACCGCGATGACGACCCGCACGCTCGCCAGCTGGGTCAGCACCGCGCGCGGCTCGATGCCCAGCAGCTGCTGCGGGTCGTAGGGCTGGAACAGTTCCGGATGGACGAAAGGCGTACCGGTGGAGATGGTGCCCACGCCGGTGCCGACGATCGGGGTGGTCACCGACAGCGGCACCCCGGTCTCGTCCGCCACCATCCGTGCGATGGCCGGCAGACGGGTCAGGTCCGGATCGGTCCACCACGGTGCACCGTCGAGAAGTTCGGGTGCGTGCCGGGCGAGGAGGAACAGCAACTGCTCGGTGGCGACCAGTCCGGCGCGCTCCGCGATGCCCAGCCAGGAGGAGGAGAGCACCCGAACCCCGGCGGCCAGGGCTTGCGGACTGTTGGCAAGACCCAGACCGAGATCGTTGTGCAGGTGCGAGGCGAGCACAGTCTCCCCGCCCGCCGCGGCCCCGACCGCGGTGAACATCTGCCGGCAGGCGTCGGGAAGCTGGGCGCCGACAGTGTCCGCCAGGACCACCAGCCCGGCGCCGACGGCGGTCAGCTCCCCGGCAAAGGTGCCCATCAGCGCGTGGTCGGCGCGGGAGGCATCGGCCAGGCACACATCCACCGCCACCTCCTCATCCAGGTCGCGGGCCCGCTTGACCAGATCAACCCCGGCCTGGAGGGCTTCGGCAGCCGGGCGGTGGACCATCACCCGTGCCATCGCCTCCGAGGCCGGCACCACCACCATCACTCGTGCGTGACGGCTGCCCCGCACCGACGCCATCGCCTGCTCCACATCACGAACCGCCCCCCGGCACACCGCCGCCACACTCACCGCGCCCTCCGCCTCAGCCGCGACCCGGCGCACGGCCTCGTACTCCTCCGCGCACACCGCGGGGAACCCGGCGGCGAATACCACATGCCGCACCCCCTCCCCGCCGAAGACCCGGCCGGTCTCGACCGCCAGCCGCACCCGAGCCCCGGCCGACATCAGGGTCTTGGCCTGGGCGCCGTCCCGGGCGGATTCCTCCCAAAGCACCACCCGCCCCGCCACCGCGGACTCGCGCACCACATCCACCGCCACTGAGTCCCTCCCACCGTTCTTGACGATCACCGCCCCATGACGGTGAAGGAAGCCAGGCGGCTGCCTTCACCCACGATCACCGCGCACGGGCCCCGGTCATGGGCAGTCCCGGGCAGGACCACCCCAACGAAGGAACGTCTCGCCACCGAAACCGCCCCGCAGTGCTATAGAGGCGGAACCACGCCCTGACACCGCCCCTTCCGGACAAGAAGAAGCCGCGCTGGAGGCGGCGCGCCCGCACTGAGTGGTGGGGTCGGCCATGCGCAGCAGGTCGATAGCGACCGCGCAAACCCGTGCGGGACACTGCTCTCGGATATCCAGGTGTGGGCCCCTGCCATCGCCCCGGCCTCCAGCTTCCACACCCGCCGGACCCCGACCCCAAGCCCCTGGCCTTCAGCCGCCCGCCTCCGGACGGTCTTCTCCCGCGCTGATCGCACGCGCCGACCGCGGCGGCGCCCGCTTCCTCGCTCCCAACACCCGGCCGCCCCCTAGGACGGCAACCAGGGCGAAGACAAGAAGGCGGAAGGAGGAGGCTGCCAAGCTTCTTCAGGGGTGCGCCTTGGCCGGAACGGTCGGCCTGGTCCTGGCCACGGCGCAGAAGCTGTGGGGAGCAAACGACTGTGGATGCCGCAAGAGCTGAGGTTCTAGGGCGCCGCGAGGCGGACAAGCCCGTGCCCAAGGCCAGCCTCCTGACAGGACTTGGGACGTCACCGAAACTGGCCCCTCTCACCCTGCGAAGACCCGCTCTCGACCTTCCTTTCATAGCCGGTAGCTTCCCAGTGCGTCACCGACGAGGACTGGCGTCGTGGACCGCTACTGCCTGACCCTGATGATCGGACCACATCGGATCATGGCTGGCTGGTGGCCCGACCCGGTCCCGGGCGGACCGTGGACCGCAGTCCCCGCACATCCGCTCACCAGGCTCCGTGGTGGGCGACCCCCAGGACGAGGGAGGCGACGGCCAGTGCCAGGAAGAAGCCGGCCAGGCCGTAGCCGTGGTCACGGGCGCGCAGATGGACACCTATGGCACCGAGGAAGAACAGCGTCAGCCCTACGGCAGCGGCTGTGCCGATCAACGGGACGGCGAAGCCGGCGAGGAGCCCGGCGGCCCCCGCCGCCTTGAGCACGCCGAGCCGGAACAGCGAGGAGGCGGGCACACCGGCCTTCTCCATGTTGACGAGGATCGGTTCGTAGCGGCGGAAGTCGAGCACCGCGGACACGGTGTTGAGAGCGGCGGCCAGGGCGGTGACCACGACGTAGGAGATGAACAGCATGATGAGTTCCCGTTCTCGTTCTCGGGTTGCCGGTGCGGTGTCGGGTGGTGCGGCGGCACGACGGGGCGATGGGACGACGGGGCGGTCGTGCGACGAGGCGACGGTGGGTGGTGTGGAGGGGCCTCAGGGCGCTCAGCCGAGGCCGGCGGGCGGCAGCTTGTCGGGGTTGGCGATGTTGTAGATGTCGCTGACCTGTTCGCCGTCCGGGGTCAGGTCGAGGACCATCACGGCGAAGGGGGCGTCGCCGCTGAACAAGACCGCGGCGGGGTCCCCGTTGACCTGTCGGTAGGCGATCTCCAGGCCGTCGCGGTGGGACGCGCGGGAGATCAGCAGCCGGGCGACGTTGTCGCGGCCGTGCACCGGGCGCGGGCCCGCGATCGCGGACTTGCCGCCGCCGTCGGCCCAGAGGGTGACATCGGGGGCGAGCAGCTGCATGAGGGCGGCCATGTCCCCGCCGAACACGGCGTCCAGGAAGTGTTCGGTGGCCTGCCGGTGCAGCAGCGGATCGGGGCGGTAGCGGGGCCGGCGGGCCTGCACGTGGTCGCGGGCGCGGTGGGCCAGCTGGCGCACCGCGGCGGGGCTGCGGCCCAGGATCTCCGCCGTCTCCGTGTGGGCGTAGCCGAAGACCTCGTGCAGGACGAAGACGGCACGCTCCAGCGGGGTCAGCGTCTCCAGGACGACGAGCATCGCCATCGACACGGACTCGGAGCGCTCCGCCCGGTCGGCGGTCTCGTCCTCGGTGGGCGGCGGGCTGTCGGTGGTCGAGACGAGCGGCTCGGGCAGCCACGTACCGACGTACGTCTCACGGCGGCGGTTGATGGCCGCCTGCCGGGAGAGGGCCTTGTTCACGGCGATCCGTACGAGGTAGGCGCGCGGGCTCTCGATCGGCTCCGCGCCGGGCGCCTCGTTCCGGGCCGTCCAGGAGAGCCAGGTCTCCTGGAGGATGTCCTCGGTGTCGGCGACGCTGCCGAGCATGTTGTAGACGAGCGAGAACAGCAGCTCGCGGTGGTCGACGAACACCTCGGTGGCGGTGCCGGAGCCCGTTCCGGGGCTGGGGCCAGGTTCGGTGCCGGGGTCGGACATCAGGTGCCTCCTGTCGCGGATGCACCCTGAGACTGCTGCCGGGGCGCGAGTGTGACATCCGGACCTGGGCCTGCACGGTGGGCGGGCCTTGGGCACCGGCACCAGGGCACGCAAACGAAGACCCTATCCACCCAGACGGTCCGCACGCCTCTGGAGGCAGCGGGCCTCGGGGGTGCTCAGGGTGCCGGCGGCTGCCGCGTGGTATGCGGCAGCCGCCGGCCCGTTCCAGCCGGTGGTGTCCCGGCAGCCGGTCCGCGAGCGCGTCGACCTCGGATAGCCCGGCCCGCGGCCCGTGCACCATCGCGACGGCGACGGCCCGGCCCAGTTCGGCCATCGGCTCGGGGGCGAGACGCACCAGGACGTCGTACAGCGCGAGGACTTGCGGCCAGTCGGTGGCGCGGCGGCATCGCCGCGACCCGGATCACCCTGATCGACGAAGCGGAGGACGGGCAGGTAATCCAGTCCTGGCCAAACGAGAACCAATGACGCCACCGCCGCAACGGCTGGTCACGGAAGGCCGAGCTCGGTGTCTGGTCGGCACAGCTTGCACGCCGGCCCGGAATCCGCATCAAGGAGCGGCCGCACCTCACCTGCCCCCACCGGTTTCACCCGGGGACCAGCGGGTCGGCGGTACCCCTGATGAATGGCGACGACGCGGCGCCCCTGACCGATTCCCTGCTCCACCACCCAGTCCGGCGGCGGAGGTGGAGGGAGCCGTGCGGCCCCATCGGCCAGACGCCGCTCCTCGGCCTCCCGCCAACCACGAGCACGGTCCAGATCCTGCTTGCGCACCCGCTCCAGAAACCGGAGCTGCTCCAGCCTCGACGTCGATGATGCTTCGGACGCCTGTTCGGGTCTACGCGGTGTGCGTCCCGTCTTGAGCGATCTGGTCCGAAGTTGCGGCTGTGGCCTGCGGCGGCCCGAACGTTTCGTGACCGCCGAAATCGTTGCGACCTTGATCCGAGAACAGTTCCCTCAGGGGAGCGGCAAGGCGATCCGACCCGTGTCGTCGACCGGGACGGTCCACGCCATCTTCCGCATCGGGAACGATCTCTCTGCACGTTTCCCGCTGCGTCTGGCCGATGCTGCCGAGGCGCTGGCGGTTCTGGAAGGGGAGGCCCAGGCCAGCGCGGAATTGGCACAGGTGTCTCGGTTTTCCGCCCCGGAACCCGTCGCCTTGGGAAAGCTTGGAGCGGGTTACCCCATGCCGTGGTCGGTCCAGACATGGCTGTCCGGAACCGTTGCCTTCGACGCCGACCCGAGCGGGTCGGACGCTTTCACCGAGGACCTTGCGACCTTCATCGCAGCCCTGCGGGACGCCGAGACACGGGGGCGGCTTTTCAACGGCGAGGGTCGTGGCGGCGTTCTCGCGCAGCACGACGATTGGATGGCCAAGTGCTTCGAGGAGAGCAAGGGGCTGCTTGACGGGCCCCGGCTGCGCCAGTTGTGGCGCCATTTTCGGGAGTTACCGCGCACGGCTGCCGACGTGATGAGCCATGGTGACTTGATTCCCGGCAATGTTCTGGTCGCGGGAGACCGACTCAGCGGCGTGCTCGACACCGGCGGCTTCGGTCCGGCCGACCCGCCCTGGATCTGGTCAGTGCCTGGCACCTGTTGCAGCCAGGGATCGTGGACGACGACTTGCGGGCACTGATCGAGCCGCTGCTGCCTCCGTGGCCGGAGTGGTCACAGGGGCCGCGGCCGGTGTCGGACCGGCTCTGTCTGCAGTGCATCCTGTTCCTCTACAACGGCGTTGAGGCAGCGCAGCAGTTGGCCGCAGCCAGGAACCGAACTGCTGCAGGCGCACGTCTCCCGGACCATGATCTCAAGCGAGCGCCAAGAGCACGCGATTTCCACCAGGCTTGTCTCGCCGTCGGCAGTGAGTGTGGATCCGTCGAAGACCAACGACTACAACAGCTTCGCCGAGGCGTACACGGCCGCAAACGAAACCAACCTGGTCAATGCCTACTACGAGCGGCCCGCGATGCTGACCCTCGCTGGAGACGTGGCCGGCCGGCGGATTCTCGACGCCGGCTGCGGCTCGGGGGCCTTGTTTGCCGCGCTGCGCGACCGTGGCGCCATCGTCAGTGGCTTCGACACGAGTGCCGGGATGCTGGAGCTTGCTCGGCAGCGGCTCGGCGACGGTGCGGACCTGCAGGTGGCGGACCTGGGCAGCCCGCTTCCTTACGCTGATGACACGTTCGACGATGTAGCGGCGTCCCTGGTGCTGCACTACCTGGAGGACTGGGGGCCGGCGCTGGCCGAGATGCGACGCATACTCAGGCCCGGCGGTCGGTTGATCGCGTCTGTCGACCATCCCTTTGCCATCAACCTCGTACACCGCGAGGCCGGCCGCGAGGCCGAGTGCAACTACTTCGACACCACCAAATGGACCGTGGGCGGCCAGACCGCCCTGGTGAGCAGATGGAACAGGCCGCTGCACGCGATGATCGAGGCTTTCATCGGGGCCGGTTTCCGGATAACGGTCATCAGCGAGCCGGATCCTGAT harbors:
- a CDS encoding Sua5/YciO/YrdC/YwlC family protein, producing MTSHAHTTSRTPAGPAPVRETLAAGEAVVLPNPAPLTYVVTATRPRAVNEAKGRDANQPVALWAHHPDTLDTLDRLWDLTPQDRTLARRLLGEAHLTVLLPLRPGEKRPAWLTPGEKDGWVLLFGARWKPLRSLLDEHPVLYVSSANRTGHPPAATVEEALAMFPATIPVLQIPASTDTAAVAATARQATTTVRLHPDSRLELHRNGAQDQDYGDADTFLAHLRARYKVTAG
- a CDS encoding 2-isopropylmalate synthase codes for the protein MAVDVVRESAVAGRVVLWEESARDGAQAKTLMSAGARVRLAVETGRVFGGEGVRHVVFAAGFPAVCAEEYEAVRRVAAEAEGAVSVAAVCRGAVRDVEQAMASVRGSRHARVMVVVPASEAMARVMVHRPAAEALQAGVDLVKRARDLDEEVAVDVCLADASRADHALMGTFAGELTAVGAGLVVLADTVGAQLPDACRQMFTAVGAAAGGETVLASHLHNDLGLGLANSPQALAAGVRVLSSSWLGIAERAGLVATEQLLFLLARHAPELLDGAPWWTDPDLTRLPAIARMVADETGVPLSVTTPIVGTGVGTISTGTPFVHPELFQPYDPQQLLGIEPRAVLTQLASVRVVIAVAARLGHTLDKDQARAAMAWVKRRAFATGRSVTEDAAFADYLEGLSYTTTSGSMP
- a CDS encoding DoxX family protein — protein: MLFISYVVVTALAAALNTVSAVLDFRRYEPILVNMEKAGVPASSLFRLGVLKAAGAAGLLAGFAVPLIGTAAAVGLTLFFLGAIGVHLRARDHGYGLAGFFLALAVASLVLGVAHHGAW
- the sigJ gene encoding RNA polymerase sigma factor SigJ, yielding MSDPGTEPGPSPGTGSGTATEVFVDHRELLFSLVYNMLGSVADTEDILQETWLSWTARNEAPGAEPIESPRAYLVRIAVNKALSRQAAINRRRETYVGTWLPEPLVSTTDSPPPTEDETADRAERSESVSMAMLVVLETLTPLERAVFVLHEVFGYAHTETAEILGRSPAAVRQLAHRARDHVQARRPRYRPDPLLHRQATEHFLDAVFGGDMAALMQLLAPDVTLWADGGGKSAIAGPRPVHGRDNVARLLISRASHRDGLEIAYRQVNGDPAAVLFSGDAPFAVMVLDLTPDGEQVSDIYNIANPDKLPPAGLG
- a CDS encoding class I SAM-dependent methyltransferase, with the translated sequence MISSERQEHAISTRLVSPSAVSVDPSKTNDYNSFAEAYTAANETNLVNAYYERPAMLTLAGDVAGRRILDAGCGSGALFAALRDRGAIVSGFDTSAGMLELARQRLGDGADLQVADLGSPLPYADDTFDDVAASLVLHYLEDWGPALAEMRRILRPGGRLIASVDHPFAINLVHREAGREAECNYFDTTKWTVGGQTALVSRWNRPLHAMIEAFIGAGFRITVISEPDPDPAAREMFPEAIAAEPRFLCFLFFVLQAE